The Bacillus thermozeamaize nucleotide sequence CGTTGACCGCCGCGATCACCGGCTTTTCAAACGCCTCCACGCGGGTATACAATTCCTGCATGCCCGGCTGCAACGCTTCCAACATGGTCCGATCGCGCAGCTTGCTGATATCCGCGCCAGCGGCAAACGATTTGTCCCCCGCTCCGGTAAAGATCAACACGCCAACCTCCGGTTTTTGCGACAGCTCATCCAGCGCCTGACGGATTTCGCCCACGGTTTGGGGATCCAGCGCATTGCGCACCTCGGGACGGTTAATCGTAATCTTGGCAATCGCCCCTTTTACCTCAACCAGAATATTTTGATATCCCATCCTTTTCCACTCCTTTATCAAATAAGGTTCAGATTTTTATTTGTCCGAATGTTCTCGTTAGAAAGGTAGGCCTGGCTTTCGCCAAGCCTACCAGCATCTTAGGTACTCCGACCATCCATGTCTCCATCGCTTCCGTGCAAATGGCGCCCGGTTACGCATGGACCTCTTGCTGGACAGCGTACGGCTTGAGATCGGAACTGACCTCAAACTCAGCCTCCGTGATCGCCCGAAGTTCATCCACGGTCATGTCCGGATGGATCTCCAGCAGGATCATCTTGTCATCCGCAAACCGGAAAACCGCTTTTTCCGTGATCACCATCTCCGCCTTGCGAATGCCGCTGATCGGAAAGGTCAACTTTTTCAGGAGTTTGGGCTTGCCGTCCTTGGACGTATGGGTCATGGCCAGGATGATTTTTTTCGCCCCCGCCACCAGATCCATCGCCCCTCCTACTCCCAAAATCGGACGGCCAGGAATCAGCCAGTTGGCGATCATCCCTGTCTGATCCACC carries:
- a CDS encoding succinyl-CoA--3-ketoacid-CoA transferase is translated as MAKRDPEHVLIAKRVALELRDGDVVNLGVGIPTLVPDYMPEGKVVFLQSENGLLGMGPTPPPEEVDMEFINASKQPVTAIPGASIFNSAESFAMIRGGHIDVAVLGALQVDQTGMIANWLIPGRPILGVGGAMDLVAGAKKIILAMTHTSKDGKPKLLKKLTFPISGIRKAEMVITEKAVFRFADDKMILLEIHPDMTVDELRAITEAEFEVSSDLKPYAVQQEVHA